A single window of Nicotiana tomentosiformis chromosome 1, ASM39032v3, whole genome shotgun sequence DNA harbors:
- the LOC104095199 gene encoding uncharacterized protein has protein sequence MALQTQTMLVGIAISFFLSILPSKAYEYSSTSLSPSPSLDSSSDSSSVSSSSSQIQIFDIPTKPLVAKASDIPSLVKASMVGTMTKTEEFIKNVIDKRLANKKMDSYHKDCLETCKEVYEDAMDSMTKATEDVNLGNYFKANVDISAMTSFIETCKDCAAEMYGDDPAFQKFQNWAEGIASDCLDKVAGASS, from the coding sequence aTGGCCCTCCAAACACAAACTATGCTTGTTGGTATTGCCATTTCTTTCTTCCTATCAATTCTTCCCTCTAAGGCATATGAGTACTCATCAACATCTCTTTCACCATCACCATCCTTAGAttcatcctcagattcatcatcTGTCTCCTCCTCCTCTTCTCAGATTCAAATCTTTGATATTCCCACAAAACCTCTAGTTGCCAAAGCAAGTGATATTCCTTCATTAGTCAAAGCAAGTATGGTTGGTACCATGACCAAGACCGAGGAATTCATCAAGAATGTCATTGATAAAAGGTTGGCTAATAAAAAGATGGACAGCTATCATAAGGATTGCCTCGAGACATGCAAGGAAGTTTACGAAGACGCCATGGATTCCATGACGAAGGCCACAGAAGATGTCAATTTAGGAAATTACTTCAAAGCTAATGTGGATATTAGTGCCATGACCTCATTCATTGAGACTTGCAAAGATTGTGCCGCCGAGATGTATGGAGATGACCCTgcctttcagaaatttcagaattGGGCTGAAGGCATTGCCAGCGATTGTCTTGATAAAGTCGCTGGCGCGAGCAGTTAA
- the LOC138909302 gene encoding uncharacterized protein: MQINIPLVDILQEVPRYAKYIKDIVANKRRLTESETVALTEECISRIQSKLPQKLKDPSSFTIQISIGKHAVGRALCDLGASINLMPLSVLRQLGLGEPRPTTVILQLVDRSLEHPEGVIEDVLVQVGSFIFPADFIILD; the protein is encoded by the coding sequence ATGCAAATCAATATTCCACTGGTAGACATCCTGCAAGAAGTGCCCAGATATGCAAAATACATCAAGGACATAGTGGCAAATAAAAGGAGGTTGACTGAATCCGAGACTGTGGCACTCACTGAGGAATGTATCTCTAGAATCCAAAGCAAGCTACCTCAGAAATTGAAGGATCCGAgtagtttcactatccaaatCTCGATTGGTAAGCATGCAGTCGGTCGAGCTTTGTGTGATCTTGGAGCGAGCATCAATTTGATGCCGCTATCTGTGCTCAGACAGTTGGGGTTGGGTGAGCCACGCCCAACAACGGTAATCTTACAGTTGGTTGATCGCTCCCTTGAGCatcctgaaggagtgattgaagatgtgttagttcaagtGGGTTCTTTCATATTCCCTGCTGATTTCATTATCTTGGACTAA